The sequence TATAAGGATACCAATTCCGAATTATAATGAATGATAGTGAAATacataaacatatataaaatgataaagaaaattaaataaataataaataaattaaaaataataaataaaattaattacttaaaatagaaaaggaaagaataaaaatacaattaaaggTAAtgaaaattaggaaaaaaaatgaattactttataattaaaaaattattagaatacCAATTCAGAATTATAATGATTGATAACGAAATAcatgaacatatataaaatgaaaaaaaatattaaatgaataaaaaataaattaaagaaaaataaatataataattactgaaaaaggaaaaattaaaagtacaattatatataattaaatactaatACAACCTATAAGGAAAAATCATAAGGAAACGAAATAAGaattcaaatgatttttaatgaaatacatgaacatataaaagaaaaatataattaaataataagtaagaaattaaataaaaatataattgactactaaaatgtaaaaaaggaaaaatttaaaaataaaatatagtaaactatagaaaattaaaaattaaaaataattttatagatcataaaattagaaaacaattagttatcaataaaaaattaaaattaatgtttagtATACTGTGTATTATATAATacattatatttcttatttcattaagtaataaataatatttttatgatatgtttcaccctttttttattttacccttagattattttttaaattaaacatgaaataaatatttttcagtcGAATCTGATTCGCACgtaggagaaagaaaaatataaagtattaaACTGAAAAAAGTAAGTAGttgtttgaaaatgaaaatgaaaaagattctTTACACCACGTGGCATACATGAATGTGAAGTTGACGTGTTGGCTGCACGTGGTGCACTTTTGACGGATCTGACTTCCTATACATTGTACAGTAACAATCAACATTTTAATATACATGCTACTCTATATTTAGAGTTtggttttaatatattattatttaatataatcattctatttaagaaatttaggattttataattttatgaatgacctataaaaaattgttatgtgcgataaattttaattaaaaacgatactataaataatttctaattaattgatagtataactttttttaaactaaGAGAATGACTTAAACAATTATCAATACAAATTTGATGACAATATAATAATCTATCAAAGTTAAATTCATGCTTTTATATAACATGATTTGATACCATTATCTTTAAAGGGGATTAGGAGAGGTCGACCAGTGGCCTAATTGCGATAGACAATTTGATACCTACatcaatcaagaatcaaaatcaaaattaggaAGACATgtatagaaatatatatatatatatatatatatatatataataataataataataataataataataataatttatttagcaagattaagtttaataaaaaatataatatttaaggcGATGAACAGTATGTGCACATCCTTGAAATAAAAGATCTAACTATTATTATAAATCAATTTGATActaatatcctttttatttttaaatattaattcaaataattttaattcggaCAATTAAGTTGTTTTATatctatataattaatattaatatgaatccagccttaaaaaaataaaaccaatacCAATATAAATAACAGTCCATTGGTCCCATTCCTCCATGTAGAAGTCCATAgaagattatttattaattaaaaaaaccttcactcttttatttttccttctaaaACTCTACGTCTAAAGATACTCTTAAATGAATTTgactattttaattcaattctttcttaaaaaatttaattagaaatgtaacaaaatttaagtttttttttttaataatttaacagctaaaacattttactttattctctaaaatgaagaaaaacaagaacCTATTCCTTCTTAAATAAATCAGccgagaaaagaaaagaagataaaGGAGGTGGCACACACACGTGAGAGGTCGGTTGTAACATGGGACCCCATAAAGCGTGGCTCCATCATCGCCGTTGATTCTTAATAGCGCGGCAATATACGAACCGTCGATCTCTTAAGTTTCCACACTCTGCCTTTGACTTTCATTGCGTGTGTTACTATTTTTTGCTTACTTCTTTGGCCCCCACGTGGCACCACAAACACTCTTCCCCTGTCTATGTTATGTTACACCTGACCTGTCCCATTCTTCTTCCAATCCAAAGGATAaattaccttttattttcattgacaGTTAAGtacgttttcttttttttaacgaaAATTTTAAGTGTTTAAAGATGATATACGggtgataatataaaatatttttatattatcgtTGAATTacaatttgttattaatatttctttaaaaaaattattattataaaagttaataaatttatcatatatataattaattataattggaTGATAATACATACATCATTGAAATAATTATGTGTACCATCTAGATGGGATCGTGTACTGATCTTTATAACTTACTGCATTTGATCAggtttttaatcaataaatattgatGTTCGATCGGATCATCTTGGGAGGTTTAAACATGTCATAAAGATGCCATAGATTTTCaagatataatataatgttttaATGCGACATACAAGACCAAATATGTAAATATTAGAGAATACATGTTGTTAGACAATGATAAATAACCCTCTCATTAACCTAGAAAAACAGGTTAAGCAATGCACTTCAGAGTGTTTTAGATTAGCTCACTCCATTATGAAgaaatcttttcttttgtaaaatagtctgtaagtatttttatttatttaataagactCACAATTCACAAACAAATTGTGACACAAGTGACTAATAATTGAATGAATTGATCGCAAATTATTATAAGATTTTACGATTTCGAATTCCTTTAAGgaagatatacaaaattgtacGGAAAATAGAATCTCCACGACGACAACAAAATCTTCTATGTCTTTAATCATATGATAGAATTTAATTGTTGATTATGTGAatagagaatatttttttttatatatttagttgATACTTTTCTTGGGGAATTAATCTCATAATTTTTGGACTCGTCTTATtttcagtaattttttttatatttaatagctattattataaaacaaaattaaaccatTCTTGGTCTAGATACGTTAacatttatcaaatttaaacacTATAGATAAAAATAGCAtggattcaagagagcttaGTTGAGCAGAATCTGcaagatttatttaattatttgaaagaaTAGACTTTCGCATTGGCATAATGTGATAACGGCATAATGGCACGCGGAGTTTACACAAGGTGAAGCAACCGCGTTCTAGTTTGCAATGAAAAGATGCCACGTTGGTCCATGGAGTGTGTACGTGGCTTATAAATAAGCATGCTCCACCCCTTGGCAGTTAAAGGCAGTAGTAGTGTTACTTTCCAATTTGAATTGttccattttcatttctttcgcAAAAGTTGCAACTACTTCCTCAGAAAAAAAGTTTCTAAGTTAAGGAAATCCAGAGAGACAAAAATGGCCGGTGACGGTGCAGCTACATGCATAGACATCCTCCTTGCCATCATTCTCCCTCCTCTTGGAGTCTTTCTCAAATATGGCTGCCAGGTACTAAATtgcacatatttttcttttcagaattGAAGatttttacacaaaaaattGGTTACTTTTTTTCATTGCATGTTAATGGATTGTAGAGTGTGGTGACTAATACAACACATGGTTGATGGAAATGGTAATGGTGATGGTAATTAATTTGTTGGATGCAGGTGGAGTTCTGGATTTGTTTGGTGCTGACCCTTTTTGGTTATATACCTGGAATTATCTATGCTGTCTATGCTATCACCAAGTGATCACCCTTTAACTTTGTGTAAGTGATCCTTCTACTTGGAAgagccttattttttttttcttgtaaaataaatgtttacttCTAAGAATTCGGGTTTGAAATAGTTTGGCCATTGGAGTTTTTTGAGGACTTGTCAATGATATTTTTAGCAAAGTTTCAAGGCTTCAAGCAGCATAAGCTCTTGTACTTCAATTGTTGAGTAGTcataagattattattattttttaattttctttgagTAGTCTTAAGATGATATCCATacgtttctttctttccttttttcattttataaaaaagaaaaccacAATATCTTCATCCGGAAGAACACTAgttataaataagaaagaagaCAAAAGTTTGGATAGAGAAGGGCATGATGTTCAACCTCTCACTGATTTCATGCTAATTTATCGTGCTAATAATTGTGATTAAAGGAATTTCAAGTGGGTTTGGCTTTGATTAGCTTTACTTTTATGGTGGACCTCCTAATTTCACTGATGAAATGATGCTTTTTTTTGTGTGGCAGGTGGACAATAAACAAATGTCATGGGCGTTTCTGTCTTTCAACTCAGATATTAGTGTTTCTTTAATATATCGCCAATGTTGTCATATTCTTATGTTCTGTTTTTAAAACCCCTTTTGTTCTTAGCTTAAGCGAGAGTGGAGTGTGTAGCTTACTAGCTTGTGTATGTAGTCTCTAGATTTGGTAATTGATTTGAAATACACAATTTCATTTGTATCAACGATCTTGTTCATGTATCTTATGTAAACTGTGCTATTCATtactttcaaattaataaatcggatttattcttattatatattgtgttttgatttttgaaaacgCATGAGTTTTTGTTAAGCAGTTAAAGTTGTTCTGTCGATGCCATTCATCTGTTCAATGGGGACAAGGTTCTTGTATTATTGAGCCTCTTTTGCACATATTCAGTCTTATCTTTGTTTAAGATTAACGATAATGATAAAGATAATGGTCTCGCCAAGTAAATTTGTCCAATGATATTACCAAAAGAATCTGATTCAATATCAGTATGTTCTTGATAAACAAGTACGCAATTCGTTGTTAACtgtttaattatattcaataaatttaatcgTAAATAGTAGCATGAAAACGATGATAAATTTGGCGGGTTCCTTTGAGAATTGAGCAGAgagaaaaagacaaataaaggaaATTCATGAAGGCTTTCCTTCTTTTTATACTCTTGATTCGGTGGTTTCTTTGGGGTTCAGAATAGAGCTTGGTCTGGTAgctataattatgatttttcagcctataaaaaaatcatattaatttgcATCTTACTCTTTGAAGCCCCACCATGGTTAAGCCTCTGCTATGATAACAAGAGCAGCTACCCCAGTGGCACTGATTTTTGTCACCAACcggcaaaaccaacaacaaggCAGGCCATGAAACTGTTTGTGAAATAATCGGAATCCTCCTATGTGCAATACTCAAATATGAATGTGCAGATTGTAGAACAAATGTCACCACTAGACAAGTTTTGTTATTTAAgcgaaaatgagtttttttttccctcCTCCACTCCAATTTAATTGCTTCGGCATAAGTTCTTTGTATATTTGTTATTTAGCCAAATTTTATGAGTTTTAAAACATCATGTAATGTGACATTTTAGTAATCAACTTATCCACTAAAAGATATGGCCACCATTTGGATGTGATCCATATCATATTGTcaataggaaataatttgttgACGTGACAAACAGATTTAGAGGCCTAGCTgtatacatttaatattttagaagacttaaattataatttaagctAACTACATAAACGACAAATGCAACAGACACTTGCGACATGGCGGGTGGTGAAATCAGGCAATAACTTgtcaaattaaaatttccaTAGTCTTTAGTGAATGCAACACTTCACCATCATATTTGCATTGAGAACTTAGATCTTCAATAATTgaagacttaaaaaaaaaaacaaaaagaacaaaaaaatcttcaataatgaaaccttaaccAAGTAAAATTTATAAAGGTTCAATTTCAATCATATATATGACCAGCTTGACTATTTACTCTTGTGGAATCCAGTTGTTATCTATACATACGACCATCTTGACATCAGCATACACTATCGAATCATAttagaaaacaaaggaaaaggACATTATCATTAGTCattaatggaaaaaataaaCTTGCACTTAACAGAAACTTTGATTTCGATCTCCTTACAAGTTACAATGAAGATACAGATTTAACATGAAGGAAACAATTCATCTTCGAATTAACCATACCAATTTACATTGCTCTCTGGTCACACtcgaaaaagaaaatgaaaacctgAGCTCTCATCCTTTAAACTGCCACTCCCTACGGCACATGGGGCAATGCGCTTGTGATGTCTGAGAATTCACCCATTTCAGGATACAGTGCAGATGAAATGCGTGATTGCATACACCCCAAACTGTAGAAACATGTGTTAGATTAATTACTGATATCAATATCCACAGAATATAGCAATTGAATCAGTTAGTCAGTCAGGCATTCAATCCAAACATTGGTTACCATTTCTTAATAGAGTTATGTAATCTTAGTGAATTTTTGAAGCAGGAATTCCTTCAAACTCCTAGGGTATgcataaaactttttaaatagtcaaCATGTTTGTCAGCGATAATAGCATCTTTGCAGCAGTTCAACACATTCAAATCAAGGGAGCTAGAGAACTTTAAACTTatgtattagtatatatgtgaaaCTCTACAAATAAAGTTTGGACTTTGGAGGTATCCTAATGCATCTGCAGTCAGGAAAATTGGAAACTCCTAACATGATAGCATTGTAATCTCAATCATCCTATACCTAATAAGGGGACAGAGTTATTTGCTGTCACTGCCCTACATGTACAGACCCCAAAAAGCAATAAAAGGGTTTTTTAGAAACCTACAAACTTTTAAACTTATAAGCTAAGCTTGAAATCTTCATCCACACCTAGATTGTTAGTTGGATAGAATGCACGTTGTGGTAGGTGTACTAAACAAACTTCTAAAAATCTGTTTTGAGGCTTGCTTAAGACCCCACATCACAATCAGTGTTCACACAAAGTCATTTACTTACTAGAAGCTAATTGTGAATAACAAAATCACAAGTATACAATGTACAGTTGCTGTTTATTACCGCTAGAGTAGCATAGAATTTCCAAAATGCAAAGgattaattaacaaatataaCTAAGACAATTTGGTGCAAAATATAATAACGATGAAAGTCGTCATATAATATTATGAATAGCTTACTCAGTGGGCAGTCATCTCCAGGAAGTTTGCAGTCAGGACAACATCCATCAAAGGCCATCCTACAAATCCCACAGGTTTCATCCTGGGCATCCCAAGTCCATGAAGCAACAGCATGCCATCTACATTTGACAAAACAAAAGGGAATGTGGTAATCAGGATGTGGTTGATTTAGTCGCAAAGCAAATGAGTAGATAGAAACTAGGAAGGCTGAAAATTTGgaataaaaatcatgttaaactAGTTTGGTAGAACAGAAATTTGGAGCAATTGAAAGTCAAATACAACTCAATTTCACACCAGTCATACAAGTTTTGCCTATTCTTCTATAGCATAAATGTGGGCAGAAAATTATTCACAACCTACTCTTGTCCACTCCACCTAACAAGTTCCACCAACTTAAAATCAAAACCTTCCACCCCACTTCTTTTTCACTAATCACTACAGTCTCTAATATTCTAATTCTACCAAGCAATTGAAAATGCAACATATCCCCATGACAGAGCACGAAAGTAAGCTAAAAGCAACCTTCCACACTCAATTCAATCATGCATCATGTGCGAAAATCAAGGCATTTCCACATCACTTCATTTTTTACTTCCCTCCTTATTTTCTATATTCTCTAACAAGCACAACCTTAATTATTCAACAGATATGGTAATATAAACATCCAGAAACTTCGGCCAAGGAATAATTTGAAAGACCAAGTAAGCAGAACAAGTTCATCATTATATGAAAGTTTATGTttaagagagagagacagagagcaTACTCTTTTTCGAAGTACAGCAGATATCCAAGTAGAGACCTTTGTCAAGAAAAAcatattcttttccttttccacaAATACCCAATTCTCGATATATGAGAATTAGGCTGAAAGTAAAAGCAcgaaaatttgaaagcaaaaaaaaaaaaaatacaaaaaagggaagcaaaGACAAAAACATGTAAAATGCAAAATAGTAAAACAATGAAAGGGGTAAAAGATGAAACGAAGAAGAATGGGAAGGAAGGATACGCAAGATGTTCACTTTCATCTTGGTGCCCAACAACAGCAAAAAGAAGTTAGGGTTTGTCCGAATGCGTAGTGGAGACCAAGATTTGAAATGGAGAAAGGAATGGACCTTTAATCAAAATTCAAAGCTGATTGTAAACCGTTGGATTGGATCAAATTTCATGGAGAATGGTTATGAAAATGCATTTGATTgcatatttgaaaatattttgagtaaaaatattttctcaaaaagaaccaaaaattgaaaatgataaaatctcattttcagtTTAAACTAATAATTTCATTTCGAGTAAAATGGAAACACGcggtgataaaaaatataattttaagttaatttaaaaatacatttcattTTGACAAcacatttttagtatttttgtttattaaaagtagaaaacaaccaatcaaactaaacatattgtcagaattctaatcttttaataattgaaacagttttcagaaaatgaaaacaaaaaataaaaatataaacgaAAGAACCGttagttttataaattgatttttttataaaaaatagatcaatttttttttgttttctgttttttttatatcgTCTAGATAAGCAcggaaaaaacataaaattacttattttattttttaaaaaatagttttacttTGGTTTTTTAGTGTTTTATTTATACCAAATTGATCGTTCAATCTTTGTCATTAATTGTGTCAATATTAGCTGATATGTTCTCGTCGCTCATAGTTTACTACATTTCCCTAAGTTGACACATTCTGTGTCATAAAGTGTAACAAAAATTACACTTATGGTACCTAAGAGTAGGGGTAGGTACATGGACTTGGATCCGTGGATCAACTAATTAAAGAACCTTACCGATAATGAATCTCTTTTTTTAACATCTGCATACCTATATCAAGTTTGAGAGACCTAACAAACGTTATTTGTCGACTAAAGCATTACCCACGTAACTCGTTTAAGTTTAATGTGcaagtattattaattaattaagttaagattatgatttttaatttaggttgttgttaatttgttatgtttAAAATGTTGTATATTTTAGTgtgataaattttgtaaaaaaaaagcttaacaaatgaagtcaaattttcttattttaattttatatatttttttaaaaatatttttttaccatattttttttcaaatgactATTTGAACTTGTGGACTAACCTGTGTATTCGCAAGCTTTTGCAAGTCGAGTATAGCCCTTGAATAAAAGACAATTTATTCGACATACCAAACTTATCAACCTCTTCTAAAATGTGTGTTTCATAGGTCGAACTTTAACAAGCTAGACCACTTTTTATGCTTACCCCAAGGTTGTGTACAACGTGAGGCCAGTTAGGTCACAGCCTTAGGCTCCCGTTCTTTTTCCAATATACTAGTTACTATGTAATATTACAGACTactcagcaaaaaaaaagtaatattacaATCTCTCTTTCGAATTATAATCGTAGATAATTGCTACAGATCCAAAAAAAGGGATTGCTCATAGATTGTTATTAACATTGATAGTGATTATAATTGGAATAACATGTATCATTGtataattgatattttgtatacataaattaatttaaatctttaattgagttaatttgaaatttgaataatatttaaaataacaactcacaattgttttttaaaaaattaacaaagtgtattaaattaaaatttgaagtaaattttattttaggtctTATAATCTCTATATACGACTCTGACTAGAACATATATAGGCCAATGACCCTTTTGAActattttgagaaaatattgttttttatttcatatttttactaatatttgTAAAGAATAATGAGAATCCCTTGGAAGTGAAGTGTTAGAATTGCTTGATTATAAAACTCTAATAAATGATTTTGCAACTAAAAAAGCTagaagattaatataaaaattgatattttatataatatactaagtctctttaaaatttttgtaaaaaaaaagatccCTTTAATATTTTCGCCTTAGGTCCCAAAATGTCTGTGCACGGCCCTGCTTACCCCTACCTAAGAGACCCAATTGACAACTAAAATTTTGGGGactaaaattatacatttgTGATACTTGAGGAACTTAACTAACATAATTGAAATCCGTGAGACTAAAATTGCACAATTGCAATAAGTTGAtggaccaaaaatataattaagcctatattttcataaatttgttttatCAAATGAAAAGTTTATGTGAGTTGGGTTTGTGACTCGGCAAGGCCTGACAGATCTCAAGACTCAATGAAGCTTACATAAGTACTTATACATTATTTTCGTTAAATCCCCAAATGTGCACATAAACTTCATTATTCCTTAAACCCTTTACATGTGTTTtctatgttctttttttttctctatagaaaataataaaatttcattatatttttattccctACATTAAATACGATGCTTTCCATGAAGCTCAATATTAATACCATGTGTTTTTCATGAATGTGATGTTGTGTATATTTCATCAATTCTATATATAATGTCATTGCATTTTTATCAATAAGTCATTGCATTTttatataatgtaatttttagtactttttatttcatttattttatttcattccaactttatttttctccttcttttcttcATAAGATATGATGtctaatcataatttaaaaataaaggactcaaaattaaaaaaaaaacatggaaaaATTAAGGGATTTAGCGAACAAACGAATTGAAATGAAAAGGAATAGCATCTCTGGAAGAAAAGGTGCAAAGGAATTAACATTtcccaaaagaaaaaaggagttCCGTGAACAAAGAAAAGGCATTCGATAAGAGGGAAATGACATTTATGGAAGAACAAAGAGGTTTAACAAAATGAGgattatttgaaagaaaaaaaaatatgagtaaagggtaattacataattttgtataaaaaatgtaGTATATTTAATTGAGACTTAATTTCTATATTAGATCTCTAATTCCTTAGTAGATCTAATCCAGAAATTCGGATTAGAGAGATAGAATGCAAGAATTATTGAATCAAAACCCTATCCCTATCCATTAGATCTATTAATCATTCTACTTCAAATCTagaattaaattatgttttcaaaCACAAAACAATTCACAAAACCATGGATGATCTATCAATAGAAAGATATGAAGCATTGAAGTAGAATAGATTGCATTGAAGAAGAAAGTAGATATGAAAATCATAGAGAATACATGTTTGAGGTTCTACTACAGTCCAATCCCAACAAACAGGGATTTAGCTATGTCTAGCCATAGAAAGAtcaaaaaccaaagaaaaatGGATGAAGATGAAAGATTCAACCATATAAGAGCTTCATAGAGAACTCCACGCCAAAAATCGTCTCTAACGATTTTCTCCAACTGCATCAATATCAACTTCGTAGGTCGTCCAATTATAAACAAATTTCTCACACTAAAACTACCATGTTAGCTCTCGATTAAGCGAGAGTGCATTTGTTAAGCTTTAGAAATAATCTTGCTTAAGTGAGACTGATCTCTCGCTTAAGTGTCGGTAATAGATTTGGTTGTAGCAATAAAAAGGTCTTGCGCTTGAGCGACATTTCTCAGCTAGCTCTCTAGAACATGTCTTGCTTAAGCAAGGTTGACACAAGTCTTCTCCTTCAAAAGCTCCATTTTTGGTTCACTTGAATCTTTACTCCTTTATtcaaaaaagtaaacaaaatcaatcaaaacatattcaattgtcaaatcaaattaaactaatttttaaatttttattcacaAATAGGGAGAATTAAAACTCTAAGttgaagagaaattaaaataaagtgtgAAACCAATTATAAAtatccttataattttaaatttcaaaacataaggatattttactaaattatagctaaaatgatttaaatatcCTTCACTTCCCCTCCAAATTTCccaatataaatttgaattggTTTGGATCATTGGTTCATatcatattgaaaaaaatataaatcaaatgaATTCTAGTTAGAtctcaaattttgattttaagaaTTCAATTTGATCCCATTCAATCCAATCCAAATGATTACTTAcgatgtattatttttatttatgtttttaacggTAAGAGTTTGAGCTCTTTAGCCCAATCATATTTatcgtatttttttttc comes from Glycine soja cultivar W05 chromosome 20, ASM419377v2, whole genome shotgun sequence and encodes:
- the LOC114403811 gene encoding hydrophobic protein RCI2B-like, giving the protein MAGDGAATCIDILLAIILPPLGVFLKYGCQVEFWICLVLTLFGYIPGIIYAVYAITK
- the LOC114402062 gene encoding anaphase-promoting complex subunit 11-like, translating into MQLEKIVRDDFWRGVLYEALIWLNLSSSSIFLWFLIFLWLDIAKSLFVGIGLSLLGYLLYFEKEWHAVASWTWDAQDETCGICRMAFDGCCPDCKLPGDDCPLIWGVCNHAFHLHCILKWVNSQTSQAHCPMCRREWQFKG